A genomic region of Trifolium pratense cultivar HEN17-A07 linkage group LG3, ARS_RC_1.1, whole genome shotgun sequence contains the following coding sequences:
- the LOC123918936 gene encoding probable long-chain-alcohol O-fatty-acyltransferase 1: MEGEIETFIKVWIIAIASLCYCYYISSKIPKGILRLLSILPILYLFLILPLNLYSFHLGGPTIFFLVWLSTFKLILFSFNQPPLSPLPNNIFHFISIASLPINPQKPNPTTFFSSKKPNLPLTCFKVVILGVIICCYDYSEHMHPYFILFLYCCHMYLGIELVLALCAAPVRTLFGFEIESQFNEPYLSTSLQDFWGRRWNLMVTRTLRLTVYNPIRHVIKSNVGSTWANYIATLATFVVSGLMHEIIYYYLARVSPTWEVTWFFVLHGVFTSVEVAVKKIALRRGWRLHRAISGPLTLAFLAVTGNWLFFPPLERNGVVTKAIGEYAIMVDFVKDKLPLHLFS; the protein is encoded by the coding sequence ATGGAAGGTGAAATTGAGACATTCATTAAGGTATGGATTATAGCCATAGCATCTCTATGTTATTGTTATTACATATCTTCCAAAATCCCCAAAGGCATCTTAAGGCTTCTCTCAATCCTCCCAATTCTCTACCTCTTCCTCATCCTTCCTTTAAACCTCTATTCCTTCCACCTTGGTGGCCCTACAATCTTCTTCCTTGTTTGGCTTTCAACTTTCAAACTCATTCTTTTCTCCTTCAATCAACCTCCTCTTTCCCCTCTCCCAAACAACATCTTCCATTTCATTTCCATAGCCTCACTTCCCATCAACCCCCAAAAACCAAATCCAACAACCTTTTTTTCATCTAAAAAACCAAATTTGCCCCTCACTTGTTTTAAAGTAGTTATATTGGGTGTAATCATATGTTGCTATGACTATAGTGAACATATGCACCCTTATTTCATATTGTTCCTTTATTGTTGCCACATGTACCTCGGGATCGAACTCGTGTTAGCACTTTGTGCTGCACCGGTTCGAACCCTGTTCGGTTTTGAAATCGAATCGCAATTCAATGAACCGTACTTATCCACTTCTCTTCAAGACTTTTGGGGTCGTAGGTGGAACCTCATGGTAACCCGTACGTTACGCCTTACTGTATACAACCCCATTCGCCATGTCATTAAATCTAATGTGGGTTCAACGTGGGCCAATTATATTGCCACGTTGGCCACATTTGTTGTGTCTGGTCTTATGCACGAGATTATTTATTATTACCTTGCACGTGTGTCTCCCACGTGGGAGGTCACATGGTTTTTTGTGCTTCATGGTGTATTTACTTCCGTTGAGGTTGCGGTAAAGAAGATTGCTCTCCGCCGTGGGTGGCGGCTGCACCGAGCTATATCTGGACCGCTTACGTTGGCGTTTTTGGCTGTTACTGGGAATTGGTTGTTTTTTCCTCCGTTGGAGAGGAATGGTGTTGTTACGAAGGCTATTGGAGAGTATGCAATTATGGTGGATTTTGTCAAAGATAAGTTACCATTACATTTGTttagttaa